ACGAACCTTGTGAGCCACTTTCAGATGAAGATCAGCAAACGGAGGAGGAACAAACAGGGACAAAGGTTTCGGTTAGTAACAAGTGTCATATTGATTTGAACATGTCGGTCAGCGAAGAAGATGAAAACTGGTCTGTTCCTCCCACCAGTTCAAGACTGAGCTCAAAGAGAATCATGATAGATTTGGAAACTGTTCCTGCGTCTGATGTTGAAGAAGACGACAATGTCTCTGGAGAAAAACCTCCAGAAGAGTCAGAAACAGAAACAACAGCAGCAGAAACAATAGTTGCCATCTCTTTAGCTTGCCTAGATAGAGAGGTTGAAGTTGTTGTTGCTCCAGAAACAATGATCCTTCACTGGTTTGCAGAAACAGTAGAGAACCTGGACCAAAAGCTCGCTTCTGTCTCAAGGAACCAAGCGCGTTCTATAGAAGAGATAGATTACTTCGAGTCAATGATCCTGCAACTACCTGAGACCACAGAAGAAGAGTACACGCCTAAGCCATTAGTCCCTGAAGACCTCATATTAGAGGAAACCTCTACGGTCATCACGAGCCAAAGACCAAGAAGAGGAAACGCTAGAAAGGGAAAGCAAAGACGAGACTTCCAAAGAGACATCCTCCCCGGACTCGTGTCTCTTTCGAAACACGAAGTGACAGAAGACATTCACATGTTTGACGGGTTCATGAGAGCAGCAACGGGAAGCTCCTGGACTCCAGCCGGTTTAGCGAGGAAGAAAACCGGGTCAAGAGGTAGACCGAGACGGGTCGTTACAATCCCCGAACCGGTTTATTATCCTTCGGTTCAACAGCATGTGGGGAACAACAATGGTGAGATTGAAGATAGAAGCTTTGCAGGTTGGGGTAAAATGACAAGAAGGCCGAGGAGACAACGTTGTCCTTCTTCTACTGTAACTACTACTAGTAACCAACGTCACGCGCCTTTCACGTGATGTATTTGTAACCATAATATATCATTCCTgtcccatttttttttttttcctatagaGAGATATAATATCTAAGACTGTGATTTTCATAGGGGAGTTTTTTAATTTCCGGTTGGTGATATTAGATGAAgatattttattcaaataatcacttttttattatttttaaggtCAAACCAAGTTCTAAATtggtttatatacaaaaaaatttccaattcggtttggttcggttcacgTATATAATGTATGGGCCAATGTAAACAAACAATGTATAGGCCTATTTGGATAACTTTGCAAATAGAAGGCCCAACGTTGTTGCGTCGCGTAGCATAGGGTCAAGTCATCTCTTAGTTACCTTTTTGCTTTTGCGTCCTCCAATTGATCAATAATAGTAATAAGTGCCTGTAAATTCTCAGTCGCTTCGAAAACCCCTAAACCGTAGGCATCGTCCTCCGTCTCCTTTCGTTCCGGAACAACCATGTTTCGTCGTACCCCCTGCAGGCGGCTTTCACGGTCAAATTTTCAGTCTCACCTTTCTTCTAACTTTAATTCGTAAAGATTTTAATTTTCGAAATTTCTTAATTGAATTAATCAAATTTGCAGTTGGGGAAAAAGAAGATTCAGCAGCAAGTTGGAGGAGACGATGAGCACGAGCTCGAGCTATTCATTTACAGAGGCGTCTTGTATGCAACATTGGCGTAAAAACTGGGACCCCCAAAGAAAGAACCGATTAACATCGAGCACCTTCGCTCAAGCCATCGGGTTCTGGCCAAACCGTAGAGTCCAGCTCTGGTTAGAGAAAATCGGAGCGATAGAGCCGTTCTCAGGCAACGCAGCCACGTGCTGGACCAAGATCAAAGAGCTAGAAGCGCTCAATCGATACCACGTTCTAACGGGACACGACTTCGTCTTTCCCGAGTTCGTTACTTTAACAGAAGACGAAAACTGGTTAGGAGCTTCTCCCGACGGAGACATGTACGGTTTGGTCAGCGAGGGGTCGAAAGGTATGCTCGAAGTGAAGTGTCCGTACGGAGAGGGTTGTCCGTGGAAGAAAGTGCCGTGGCATTACGTGCCGCAGGCTCAGGGTTTGATGGAGATTGTGGGGAGAGATTGGTTGGATTTGTATTGTTGGACTGTTAACGGGAGTAGTCTGTTTAGGATCGAGAGAGATTCTGTGTTTTGGGGAGAGATGAAACCGACGCTTGTTGATTTTTGGGAGAGGCATG
The window above is part of the Brassica napus cultivar Da-Ae chromosome C8, Da-Ae, whole genome shotgun sequence genome. Proteins encoded here:
- the LOC106414017 gene encoding uncharacterized protein LOC106414017; translated protein: MFRRTPCRRLSRWGKRRFSSKLEETMSTSSSYSFTEASCMQHWRKNWDPQRKNRLTSSTFAQAIGFWPNRRVQLWLEKIGAIEPFSGNAATCWTKIKELEALNRYHVLTGHDFVFPEFVTLTEDENWLGASPDGDMYGLVSEGSKGMLEVKCPYGEGCPWKKVPWHYVPQAQGLMEIVGRDWLDLYCWTVNGSSLFRIERDSVFWGEMKPTLVDFWERHVVPGRDRFCDSSLVITDPLVELVEFVPESRHERCNQILRGTERVMDNSCKRLFYEINGQILD